One genomic window of Streptomyces sp. NBC_01498 includes the following:
- a CDS encoding superoxide dismutase, which produces MAIYTLPELPYDYAALEPVINPQIIELHHDKHHAAYVKGANDTLEQLDEARDKGSWGAVNGLQKSLAFHLSGHILHSIYWHNMTGDHGGGEPLAADGVGDLADAITESFGSFEGFKAQLTKAAATTQGSGWGVLAYEPLSGRLIVEQVYDHQGNVGQGSVPVLVFDAWEHAFYLQYKNQKVDFIEAMWRVVNWQDVAKRYAAAKQRDDVLLLAP; this is translated from the coding sequence ATGGCCATCTACACACTCCCCGAACTCCCCTACGACTACGCGGCGCTCGAACCCGTGATCAACCCGCAGATCATCGAGCTGCACCACGACAAGCACCACGCCGCGTACGTGAAGGGGGCGAACGACACCCTGGAGCAGCTGGACGAGGCGCGCGACAAGGGGTCCTGGGGCGCGGTCAACGGTCTCCAGAAGAGCCTCGCGTTCCATCTGTCCGGCCACATCCTCCACTCGATCTACTGGCACAACATGACGGGTGACCACGGCGGCGGCGAGCCGCTGGCGGCCGACGGGGTCGGGGACCTGGCGGACGCGATCACCGAGTCGTTCGGCTCCTTCGAGGGCTTCAAGGCCCAGCTCACGAAGGCCGCGGCCACCACGCAGGGCTCCGGCTGGGGCGTCCTCGCGTACGAGCCGCTCAGCGGGAGGCTGATCGTCGAGCAGGTCTACGACCACCAGGGCAACGTCGGGCAGGGATCGGTGCCGGTCCTGGTCTTCGACGCCTGGGAGCACGCGTTCTACCTCCAGTACAAGAACCAGAAGGTGGACTTCATCGAGGCGATGTGGCGCGTCGTCAACTGGCAGGACGTGGCGAAGCGTTACGCGGCGGCCAAGCAGCGGGACGACGTCCTGCTGCTGGCTCCCTGA
- a CDS encoding recombinase family protein, with amino-acid sequence MNHGNTEQPPPVYGYLRVFSDADHEAAPRLERDMERFARHQGLRLMRVQRELAYGRLDGFTALVDTLRRTGAQDVCVPSLGHLGQSDTLQRVLMDRLETSLGVTVHLLDELRRG; translated from the coding sequence GTGAACCACGGGAACACCGAACAGCCCCCGCCCGTTTACGGCTATCTGCGGGTCTTCTCCGACGCCGACCACGAGGCGGCGCCCCGCCTGGAGCGGGACATGGAGCGCTTCGCGCGGCACCAGGGGCTTCGACTGATGCGCGTGCAGCGGGAGTTGGCGTACGGCAGGCTCGACGGGTTCACCGCCCTGGTGGACACCCTGCGGCGTACCGGTGCCCAGGACGTGTGCGTGCCGTCCCTGGGCCATCTCGGGCAGAGCGACACCCTCCAGCGGGTGTTGATGGACCGGCTGGAGACGAGCCTCGGCGTCACCGTGCACCTGCTCGACGAACTCCGGCGGGGGTAG
- a CDS encoding 2-hydroxyacid dehydrogenase: MKILAAGDHFVLNSLITDAITEALRREGAAPAEITELTLPWPLAPFGPVAEVEEADDSEDALIEALDGVEVCVTQMGPFTERVLAAAPALRMIAVCRGGPVNVNAEAARARGVKVCFAPGRNAAATAEFTVGMMLAALRRIPEAHNSLALDGKWDATHYTYERCGPELEDTPVGLIGYGAVGSRVARVLTAFGAEVEVYDPYVRGDVHGMRAPSLDALLARSAVVSLHARLTPETRGLIGAAELARMPGGSTLVNVARGGLLDTDALCDALDDGQLAAAALDTYEQEPLPADSRLRRTPNVVLTPHLGGASRAVARKAARIAAAEVARHAKGEPLAHCLT, from the coding sequence GTGAAGATCCTCGCCGCGGGTGACCACTTCGTCCTCAACTCCCTGATCACCGACGCGATCACCGAGGCCCTGCGGCGCGAGGGCGCCGCCCCGGCCGAGATCACCGAACTCACCCTCCCCTGGCCGCTCGCCCCCTTCGGCCCGGTCGCCGAGGTCGAGGAGGCCGACGACTCGGAGGACGCGCTGATCGAGGCGCTGGACGGGGTCGAGGTCTGTGTGACCCAGATGGGCCCGTTCACCGAGCGGGTGCTGGCGGCGGCGCCCGCCCTGCGGATGATCGCCGTGTGCCGGGGCGGCCCGGTCAACGTCAATGCCGAGGCGGCGCGGGCGCGCGGCGTGAAGGTCTGCTTCGCGCCGGGGCGCAACGCGGCGGCCACCGCCGAGTTCACGGTCGGGATGATGCTGGCGGCCCTGCGGCGGATCCCCGAGGCGCACAACTCCCTTGCCCTGGACGGGAAGTGGGACGCCACGCACTACACGTACGAGCGGTGCGGCCCCGAACTGGAGGACACCCCGGTCGGGCTGATCGGGTACGGCGCGGTCGGCAGCCGGGTCGCGCGGGTGCTGACGGCGTTCGGCGCGGAGGTGGAGGTGTACGACCCGTACGTACGCGGTGACGTGCACGGCATGCGCGCCCCGTCGCTGGACGCGCTGCTCGCCCGGTCGGCGGTCGTCAGCCTGCACGCCCGGCTCACCCCGGAGACCCGGGGGCTGATCGGCGCGGCCGAACTCGCCCGGATGCCAGGGGGATCCACCCTGGTGAACGTGGCACGCGGCGGGCTGCTCGACACCGACGCCCTGTGCGACGCGCTCGACGACGGGCAGCTCGCGGCGGCGGCGCTCGACACGTACGAGCAGGAGCCGCTGCCCGCCGACTCCCGGCTGCGCCGCACCCCCAACGTGGTGCTGACCCCGCATCTGGGCGGCGCCAGCAGGGCCGTGGCGCGCAAGGCGGCACGGATCGCGGCGGCCGAGGTGGCGCGCCACGCGAAGGGCGAGCCGCTCGCGCACTGCCTGACCTGA
- a CDS encoding FGGY-family carbohydrate kinase: protein MWMGVDLGTQGVRAVLAGDDGETLGAGAAPLTGSRDGARHEQSPDDWWQAVRTAIGGALAAVPPGRSRRVGALAVCGTSGTVLLTDGAGRPLTPGLMYDDGRATAEAALARERGLRVQPTWALPKVMWLLKEYAGAEEHAGATGVRVTHQTDLVVSRLVGRPVATDSSHALKTGYDLAGDTWPYRELAALGLGAEMFPQVVRPGTRLGEIGAAGEAVTGLPAGTPVVAGMTDGCAAQIASGSLTPGSWNSVLGTTLVLKGVTPEPVHDSTGVVYNHRSPDGGWLPGGASNVGAGALGRAFPDADPARLDALAHHHEPATTLAYPLVSHGERFPFLAPDATALLLGEPRSAADHWAALLQGVAHTERLCLDYLDHLGAPQDGPLTFTGGGSRSAYWNQLRADVLGRTVHLPRQSEPALGMAVLAAYGAGAAPTLADAATRMVGTGHVLRPRPARTARFLEPYLKMVGELEQRGWLPAPVAAHARTRAARPVRADDPGDPEAP, encoded by the coding sequence ATGTGGATGGGTGTCGATCTCGGGACACAGGGCGTCCGCGCGGTGCTCGCCGGCGACGACGGCGAGACGCTCGGCGCGGGGGCGGCGCCCCTGACCGGCAGCCGCGACGGGGCACGCCACGAGCAGTCGCCCGACGACTGGTGGCAGGCCGTGCGCACCGCGATCGGCGGCGCCCTGGCGGCCGTGCCGCCCGGCCGCTCCCGCCGGGTCGGGGCCCTCGCGGTGTGCGGCACCTCGGGCACGGTCCTGCTCACCGACGGCGCGGGCCGCCCTCTCACCCCCGGCCTGATGTACGACGACGGACGCGCCACCGCCGAGGCCGCCCTCGCCCGTGAACGGGGGCTGCGCGTCCAGCCCACCTGGGCACTGCCGAAGGTCATGTGGCTGCTCAAGGAGTACGCCGGGGCCGAGGAGCACGCGGGGGCAACCGGCGTGCGCGTCACCCACCAGACCGACCTCGTGGTCTCCCGGCTGGTCGGCCGCCCCGTCGCCACCGACTCCAGCCACGCCCTGAAGACCGGTTACGACCTGGCGGGCGACACCTGGCCTTACCGGGAACTGGCCGCGCTCGGTCTCGGCGCGGAGATGTTCCCGCAGGTCGTACGGCCCGGCACCAGACTCGGTGAGATCGGCGCCGCCGGCGAGGCGGTCACCGGACTGCCCGCCGGAACCCCCGTCGTCGCCGGGATGACCGACGGCTGCGCCGCCCAGATCGCCTCCGGCTCACTGACCCCCGGATCCTGGAACTCGGTCCTCGGCACCACGCTCGTCCTCAAGGGCGTCACCCCCGAACCCGTGCACGACAGCACCGGCGTCGTCTACAACCACCGTTCCCCCGACGGCGGCTGGCTGCCCGGCGGCGCCTCCAACGTCGGCGCGGGGGCGCTCGGCAGGGCCTTCCCCGACGCCGACCCGGCCCGCCTCGACGCCCTCGCCCACCACCACGAACCGGCCACCACGCTCGCCTACCCGCTGGTCTCGCACGGCGAGCGGTTCCCCTTCCTCGCACCCGACGCCACCGCCCTGCTGCTCGGCGAACCCCGGTCCGCCGCCGACCACTGGGCGGCCCTCCTCCAGGGCGTCGCCCACACCGAACGCCTCTGCCTCGACTACCTCGACCACCTCGGCGCCCCCCAGGACGGCCCGCTCACCTTCACCGGCGGCGGCTCCCGCAGCGCGTACTGGAACCAGCTGCGCGCCGACGTCCTCGGCCGCACCGTGCACCTCCCCCGGCAGAGCGAACCCGCACTCGGCATGGCCGTCCTCGCCGCGTACGGCGCGGGCGCCGCCCCCACCCTCGCGGACGCCGCCACGCGCATGGTCGGAACCGGCCACGTCCTGCGCCCCCGACCGGCCCGCACCGCGCGCTTCCTGGAGCCGTACCTGAAGATGGTCGGCGAACTGGAACAGCGCGGCTGGCTCCCCGCCCCGGTCGCCGCGCACGCCCGGACGCGCGCCGCCCGGCCCGTCCGCGCCGACGACCCGGGCGACCCGGAGGCTCCGTGA
- a CDS encoding mycothiol-dependent nitroreductase Rv2466c family protein, whose translation MSETSTKTPVDFWFDPVCPWAWMTSRWMLEVEKVRDVEVTWHVMSLAVLNEPKLDELPEQYREGLKAAWGPVRVVIAAQQLHGDEVVGKLYTALGTRFHNRGEGNTREAVVAALADAGLPADLADYADKDTYDAELRASHKEGIDKVGQEVGTPVIAVPGADGEQIAFFGPVVTPAPKGEDAAKLWDGTLMVASIPGFYEIKRTRTQGPVFD comes from the coding sequence ATGAGTGAGACGAGCACCAAGACGCCGGTCGACTTCTGGTTCGACCCGGTCTGTCCATGGGCCTGGATGACCTCCCGCTGGATGCTGGAGGTGGAGAAGGTCAGGGACGTCGAGGTCACCTGGCACGTGATGAGCCTGGCCGTGCTGAACGAGCCGAAGCTCGACGAGCTTCCGGAGCAGTACCGCGAGGGCCTGAAGGCCGCCTGGGGCCCGGTGCGTGTCGTGATCGCCGCCCAGCAGCTGCACGGTGACGAGGTCGTCGGCAAGCTCTACACCGCCCTGGGCACCCGGTTCCACAACCGGGGTGAGGGCAACACCCGTGAGGCCGTCGTGGCGGCGCTCGCGGACGCGGGCCTGCCCGCGGACCTCGCCGACTACGCGGACAAGGACACCTACGACGCCGAGCTGCGCGCCTCCCACAAGGAGGGCATCGACAAGGTCGGCCAGGAGGTCGGCACCCCGGTGATCGCGGTCCCCGGCGCGGACGGCGAGCAGATCGCCTTCTTCGGTCCGGTCGTGACGCCCGCGCCCAAGGGCGAGGATGCCGCGAAGCTCTGGGACGGCACGCTGATGGTCGCCTCGATCCCCGGCTTCTACGAGATCAAGCGCACCCGGACGCAGGGCCCGGTCTTCGACTGA
- a CDS encoding FGGY-family carbohydrate kinase has translation MYVGIDVGTSAVKAAAFGTDGTALAVEARPVRLGIHGGRVEQDMDELYGAVLDAYDTLTAALPGPVELAGLTGQGDGVWLVDARGRPVRPGISWMDGRAYAFVDEWRASGVFESVFRRSGSAMFPGCPGPVLAWLDRHEPAALEAAETALYCKDMVFQRLTGVRATDVSDASMPFLDPRTRAYSAEVLAELGLSHRASLLAPVSDPVATGVLPSGVRIANGPYDLPASALGAGVTEPGDGLLIIGTCLASLVATDTLGLDGEPGGLHISTDRPGHWLRAMPAMVGTAALDWVLATTGRRHEDVDALLDSVEPGAGGVRVLPYFAPSGERAPFVDPALRAQLTGVSLESTPADLIRATCEGIAYAARHCLEAAGLTGTLAVCGGGTRSPAWTRLFADVLGRPLRIVEGEVGARGAVLASAARHGVPLDVAAWTAPTTVVHPDPGRAAYYARGYEDHLARLGAARAGHDRPRAVSDT, from the coding sequence ATGTACGTCGGGATCGATGTCGGGACCTCCGCGGTGAAGGCCGCGGCCTTCGGCACGGACGGGACGGCGCTGGCCGTCGAGGCGCGCCCGGTGCGGCTCGGCATCCACGGCGGCCGGGTCGAGCAGGACATGGACGAGCTGTACGGCGCGGTGCTCGACGCCTACGACACACTCACGGCCGCCCTGCCCGGACCGGTCGAACTGGCCGGGCTCACCGGGCAGGGCGACGGGGTCTGGCTGGTCGACGCGCGGGGGCGTCCGGTGCGGCCCGGGATCTCCTGGATGGACGGCCGGGCGTACGCGTTCGTGGACGAGTGGCGGGCCTCCGGGGTCTTCGAGTCGGTGTTCCGGCGCAGCGGCAGCGCGATGTTCCCCGGCTGTCCGGGGCCGGTGCTGGCGTGGCTGGACCGGCACGAACCCGCCGCGCTGGAGGCGGCGGAGACGGCGCTGTACTGCAAGGACATGGTCTTCCAGCGGCTGACCGGGGTGCGGGCGACGGATGTCTCCGACGCGTCGATGCCGTTCCTGGACCCGAGGACGCGCGCGTACTCCGCCGAGGTGCTCGCGGAGTTGGGGCTGTCCCACCGGGCGTCGCTGCTGGCCCCGGTGAGCGATCCGGTGGCGACCGGCGTGCTGCCCTCGGGGGTGCGGATCGCGAACGGGCCGTACGACCTGCCGGCGAGCGCGCTCGGCGCGGGCGTCACCGAACCGGGCGACGGGCTGCTCATCATCGGCACCTGTCTGGCGTCGCTGGTCGCGACGGACACCCTCGGCCTGGACGGCGAGCCGGGCGGGCTGCACATCTCGACGGACCGGCCGGGGCACTGGCTGCGCGCGATGCCCGCGATGGTGGGGACGGCCGCGCTGGACTGGGTGCTGGCGACGACGGGCCGGCGCCACGAGGACGTCGACGCGCTGCTCGACTCCGTGGAGCCGGGCGCGGGAGGCGTCCGGGTGCTGCCCTACTTCGCCCCGTCGGGCGAGCGCGCGCCGTTCGTCGACCCGGCGCTGCGGGCCCAACTGACCGGCGTCTCCCTGGAGTCGACGCCCGCCGATCTGATCCGCGCGACCTGCGAGGGCATCGCGTACGCCGCCCGGCACTGTCTGGAGGCGGCGGGGCTGACGGGCACCCTCGCGGTGTGCGGCGGCGGCACCCGGAGCCCGGCGTGGACGCGCCTGTTCGCGGACGTGCTGGGCAGGCCCCTGCGGATCGTGGAGGGCGAGGTGGGCGCACGGGGCGCGGTCCTGGCGTCGGCGGCCCGGCACGGGGTGCCGCTGGACGTGGCGGCGTGGACGGCCCCGACGACGGTGGTGCACCCGGACCCGGGGCGGGCGGCGTACTACGCGCGGGGGTACGAGGACCATCTGGCGCGCCTGGGGGCGGCGCGGGCGGGGCACGACCGACCCCGGGCCGTGTCCGACACGTAG
- a CDS encoding histidine phosphatase family protein encodes MSTTLLLARHGQTLWHAENRYAGVSDIGLTDEGRAQSARLGEWAGRQTAAGAPIDAVRTSPLSRAIATAEPACRALGLVPEREHDLRECDFGVLEGRTLAEFEAEDPTGAAAFRADPVLNPFPGAEDPRAAAARGVGALRRIAAAHAGGRVLVVAHNTLLRLVLCDLLSIPLSDYRRVFPGLRNGAVSELRLKGGESALLSLNVPCS; translated from the coding sequence GTGAGTACGACCCTGCTGCTGGCCCGGCACGGCCAGACGCTCTGGCACGCCGAGAACCGCTACGCGGGCGTGAGCGACATTGGCCTCACCGACGAGGGGCGCGCCCAGTCGGCCCGGCTGGGGGAGTGGGCCGGGCGGCAGACCGCGGCGGGCGCGCCGATCGACGCGGTGCGCACGTCACCGCTCTCCCGCGCGATCGCCACCGCCGAGCCCGCCTGCCGGGCGCTGGGCCTGGTCCCGGAACGCGAACACGACCTGCGGGAATGCGACTTCGGGGTGCTGGAGGGCCGTACCCTCGCCGAGTTCGAGGCCGAGGACCCGACGGGCGCGGCGGCCTTCCGCGCCGACCCGGTGCTGAACCCCTTCCCGGGCGCGGAGGACCCCCGCGCGGCGGCGGCCCGCGGCGTCGGCGCCCTGCGCCGGATCGCGGCAGCGCACGCGGGTGGCCGGGTGCTGGTGGTGGCCCACAACACCCTGCTGCGGCTGGTGCTCTGCGACCTGCTGTCGATCCCGCTGAGCGACTACCGCCGGGTGTTCCCGGGGCTGCGGAACGGGGCGGTGTCGGAACTGCGCCTGAAGGGTGGGGAGTCGGCGCTTCTGTCGCTCAACGTGCCCTGTTCGTAG
- a CDS encoding ATP-binding protein, translated as MPLLRAWDRLALVAVPTAVSCARAFATQTLRWWGVPRVTDDALLVVSELVTNAVRAAGPRTPEPEWVQVTAEHVIGVQLRVNPARLYVEVWDGAGDFLAAARAPGPDDEGGRGLLLVQSVACDWGIVRPPVGGKIVWAELALFGAPQLTTRRPALPHRVPTNVRVPPGKAREQVETALMERLLGGLRAWE; from the coding sequence GTGCCGCTTCTGCGTGCCTGGGACCGGTTGGCGCTCGTCGCCGTACCCACGGCGGTGAGTTGCGCCCGCGCCTTCGCCACCCAGACGCTGCGCTGGTGGGGTGTGCCACGGGTGACCGACGACGCGCTGCTCGTCGTCTCCGAGCTGGTCACCAACGCGGTCAGGGCGGCCGGGCCGCGAACGCCCGAGCCGGAGTGGGTCCAGGTCACGGCGGAGCACGTCATCGGGGTGCAGCTCCGGGTCAACCCGGCCCGGCTGTACGTCGAGGTGTGGGACGGCGCCGGGGACTTCCTGGCCGCCGCGCGGGCGCCCGGTCCCGACGACGAGGGCGGGCGGGGGCTGCTCCTCGTCCAGAGCGTCGCCTGCGACTGGGGCATCGTCCGGCCGCCGGTCGGAGGGAAGATCGTGTGGGCCGAGCTGGCGCTCTTCGGCGCGCCGCAGCTCACCACTCGTCGGCCGGCGCTGCCGCATCGCGTGCCCACGAATGTCCGCGTACCCCCGGGCAAGGCCCGGGAGCAGGTCGAAACGGCCCTGATGGAAAGGCTGTTGGGCGGGCTGCGGGCCTGGGAGTGA
- a CDS encoding glycerophosphodiester phosphodiesterase family protein → MSASAQPRRRSLLLAAGAATAATAAGAVSALPAAAASPRRPGGSRRPVVIGHRGAAGWRPEHTAAAYTYAVRNGADWIEPDLVATKDHVLVVRHENEISGTTDVAAHPEFTGRRTTKTVDGRAVTGWFTEDFTLAELKTLRAVERLPLVRNRNTVFDGREPVMTFEEVVRLARALSRRHGRRIAVFPETKHPTYFRSLGLPLEPALARIVRRYRLGAEDCVVQSFEPTSLAAFAGERLRLPLWQALGTSGAPYDLVAAGDPTTYRDMMTPEGLRRIARYADWIGPDKSSVVEPFTLLADAHRAGLKVGAYTFRAENQYLPARFRRGGDPNAFGDAFAEYALHYGLGVDAVVTDFPDIAAMARDTADTP, encoded by the coding sequence ATGTCCGCGTCCGCACAGCCCAGGCGTCGTTCGTTACTCCTCGCCGCCGGCGCGGCCACGGCGGCCACCGCCGCGGGCGCCGTCAGCGCGCTCCCCGCGGCCGCCGCGAGCCCGCGGCGGCCGGGCGGTTCCCGGCGGCCGGTCGTCATCGGTCACCGGGGGGCCGCCGGCTGGCGGCCCGAACACACCGCCGCCGCCTACACGTACGCCGTGCGGAACGGCGCCGACTGGATCGAGCCCGATCTGGTGGCCACCAAGGACCATGTGCTGGTCGTCCGGCACGAGAACGAGATCTCGGGGACCACGGACGTCGCGGCGCACCCGGAGTTCACCGGGCGCCGGACGACGAAGACGGTCGACGGGCGGGCGGTGACGGGCTGGTTCACCGAGGACTTCACGCTGGCCGAGCTGAAGACGCTGCGCGCGGTCGAGCGGCTGCCGCTGGTCCGCAACCGCAACACCGTCTTCGACGGCCGCGAACCGGTGATGACCTTCGAGGAGGTCGTGCGGCTGGCCCGCGCGCTGTCCCGACGCCACGGCCGCCGGATCGCCGTCTTCCCCGAGACCAAGCACCCCACGTACTTCCGCTCGCTCGGGCTGCCCCTGGAGCCGGCGCTGGCGCGGATCGTGCGGCGGTACCGGCTGGGCGCCGAGGACTGCGTGGTCCAGTCGTTCGAGCCCACCAGCCTCGCGGCGTTCGCCGGGGAGCGGCTGCGGCTGCCGCTGTGGCAGGCGCTGGGCACGAGCGGCGCGCCGTACGACCTGGTCGCGGCGGGCGACCCGACCACGTACCGGGACATGATGACGCCGGAGGGGCTGCGGAGGATCGCGCGGTACGCGGACTGGATCGGCCCGGACAAGTCGTCGGTCGTGGAGCCCTTCACCCTGCTGGCGGACGCGCACCGGGCGGGGCTGAAGGTGGGGGCGTACACCTTCCGGGCGGAGAACCAGTACCTGCCGGCGCGGTTCCGGCGCGGCGGCGACCCGAACGCGTTCGGGGACGCCTTCGCCGAGTACGCCCTGCACTACGGCCTGGGTGTGGACGCGGTGGTCACGGACTTCCCGGACATCGCGGCGATGGCGCGGGACACCGCGGACACGCCCTGA
- the pepN gene encoding aminopeptidase N: protein MPGENLSRDEARERAGLLSVDGYEVALDLRSAVDAAPDAVPGRGPRAGGDDGPDGTGDGPSAGAGAGAGAVRTFRSVTTIRFRSARPGVATFADLLAPSVTSVTLNGRSLDPSVVFDGSRIALYGLAEDNVLVVDAQCAYSRTGEGMHRFVDPEDGEVYLYTQYEPADARRVFATFEQPDLKAPFSFEVTAPEGWTVWSNGAPTGDGGSTGVWTFEQTRPISTYITAVVAGPYHHVTDVYRRELPDGGTLEIPLGALCRKGLAKHFDADDIFLVTKQGLDFFHENFDYPYPFGKYDQAFVPEYNLGAMENPGCVTFREEYIFRGKVTQASYERRANVILHEMAHMWFGDLVTMRWWDDLWLKESFADFMGALSLAEATRFGDAWVTFANNRKAWAYRADQLPSTHPITADIRDLEDAKLNFDGITYAKGASVLKQLVAYVGREAFLEGARRYFTRHAYGNTELGDLLSVLEETSGRDLGSWSRSWLETAGVNSLTPAVTYDASGRVTELAVLQEAAASHPELRPHRVAVGLYRRTGVDAELVRYARAEVDVDGPRTVVTELAGAERPDLVLVNDDDLTYCKIRFDEGSLDTLRAHLGELTDPLARALCWSALWNLTRDALMPARDFIALVLRFAGRESDIGVLQMLHAWAQGALIHYAAPDWREAGARALSEGALGELRRAEPGSQHQLTWARFFASVAASDTDFQLLRSLLGNTAKIDGLDVDQELRWSFLRPLAAHGLADESVIAAELARDDTASGKRHQVRCLAARPSGEVKAGAWAAVVESDALSNALVEATIAGFAQPGQRELTAPYTAKYFEAIGRVWAERSIQIGMDVVRGLYPSLQDRPETLRDTDAWLDGHPDAPPALRRLVLEARDDLARGLAAQACDTAAGAASV from the coding sequence GTGCCCGGTGAGAATCTGTCCCGCGACGAGGCCCGTGAGCGGGCCGGTCTGCTGTCCGTCGACGGGTACGAGGTCGCCCTCGACCTGCGCTCGGCGGTCGACGCCGCGCCGGACGCGGTGCCCGGCCGCGGGCCGCGCGCCGGAGGGGACGACGGACCGGACGGAACGGGCGACGGGCCGAGCGCCGGAGCGGGTGCGGGTGCGGGCGCGGTGCGCACCTTCCGTTCCGTGACGACGATCCGCTTCCGTTCGGCGCGGCCGGGTGTGGCGACCTTCGCCGACCTGCTGGCGCCGAGTGTCACGTCGGTCACGCTGAACGGCCGCTCCCTCGACCCGTCCGTCGTCTTCGACGGTTCGCGTATCGCGCTGTACGGCCTGGCCGAGGACAACGTCCTGGTCGTGGACGCCCAGTGCGCGTACAGCCGTACGGGCGAGGGCATGCACCGCTTCGTCGACCCGGAGGACGGCGAGGTCTACCTCTACACGCAGTACGAGCCGGCCGACGCCCGCCGCGTCTTCGCCACCTTCGAACAGCCCGATCTGAAGGCGCCGTTCAGCTTCGAGGTGACCGCGCCCGAGGGCTGGACGGTCTGGAGCAACGGCGCGCCGACCGGGGACGGCGGGAGCACGGGCGTCTGGACGTTCGAGCAGACCCGGCCGATCTCGACGTACATCACCGCCGTCGTGGCCGGTCCCTACCACCACGTCACCGATGTGTACCGGCGGGAACTCCCCGACGGCGGCACCCTGGAGATCCCGCTCGGCGCGCTGTGCCGCAAGGGCCTGGCGAAGCACTTCGACGCCGACGACATCTTCCTGGTGACCAAGCAGGGCCTGGACTTCTTCCACGAGAACTTCGACTACCCGTACCCCTTCGGGAAGTACGACCAGGCGTTCGTGCCGGAGTACAACCTGGGCGCGATGGAGAACCCCGGCTGTGTGACCTTCCGCGAGGAGTACATCTTCCGGGGCAAGGTCACCCAGGCGTCGTACGAGCGCCGGGCCAACGTCATCCTGCACGAGATGGCGCACATGTGGTTCGGCGACCTCGTGACGATGCGGTGGTGGGACGACCTGTGGCTGAAGGAGTCGTTCGCCGACTTCATGGGCGCGCTGTCGCTCGCCGAGGCGACGCGCTTCGGCGACGCGTGGGTCACCTTCGCCAACAACCGCAAGGCGTGGGCGTACCGGGCCGACCAGCTGCCGTCCACCCACCCGATCACGGCCGACATCCGTGACCTGGAGGACGCCAAACTCAACTTCGACGGCATCACCTACGCCAAGGGCGCGTCGGTGCTGAAGCAGCTCGTCGCGTACGTGGGGCGCGAGGCGTTCCTGGAGGGCGCGCGGCGCTACTTCACCCGCCACGCGTACGGCAACACCGAACTGGGCGACCTGCTGTCGGTCCTGGAGGAGACGTCCGGGCGCGACCTCGGGTCGTGGTCGCGTTCCTGGCTGGAGACGGCCGGCGTCAACTCGCTGACCCCGGCGGTCACCTACGACGCCTCGGGGCGCGTGACGGAGCTGGCGGTGCTCCAGGAGGCCGCCGCGTCGCACCCCGAGCTGCGCCCGCACCGGGTGGCCGTGGGGCTGTACCGGCGTACGGGCGTGGACGCCGAACTGGTCAGGTACGCGCGGGCGGAGGTCGACGTCGACGGGCCGCGCACGGTCGTCACGGAGCTGGCCGGGGCCGAGCGGCCCGATCTGGTCCTGGTCAACGACGACGACCTGACGTACTGCAAGATCCGTTTCGACGAGGGCTCGCTGGACACGCTGCGCGCACACCTCGGCGAGCTGACCGACCCGCTGGCGCGGGCGCTGTGCTGGTCGGCGCTGTGGAACCTGACGCGCGACGCGCTGATGCCCGCCCGGGACTTCATCGCCCTGGTGCTGCGTTTCGCCGGGCGCGAGTCGGACATCGGTGTGCTCCAGATGCTGCACGCCTGGGCGCAGGGCGCGCTGATCCACTACGCGGCCCCGGACTGGCGCGAGGCGGGCGCGCGGGCGCTGTCGGAGGGCGCGCTGGGCGAGCTGCGGCGGGCCGAGCCGGGCAGTCAGCACCAGCTGACCTGGGCGCGGTTCTTCGCGTCGGTGGCCGCCTCGGACACCGACTTCCAGCTGCTGCGGAGCCTGCTGGGGAACACGGCGAAGATCGACGGTCTCGATGTCGACCAGGAGCTGCGCTGGAGCTTCCTGCGTCCGCTGGCCGCGCACGGTCTGGCCGACGAGTCGGTGATCGCGGCGGAACTGGCCCGCGACGACACCGCGTCCGGCAAGCGCCACCAGGTCCGCTGCCTGGCCGCGCGGCCGTCCGGGGAGGTCAAGGCGGGCGCGTGGGCGGCTGTCGTGGAGTCCGACGCGCTGTCCAACGCGCTGGTGGAGGCGACGATCGCGGGCTTCGCGCAGCCGGGGCAGCGGGAGCTGACCGCGCCGTACACGGCGAAGTACTTCGAGGCCATCGGGCGGGTGTGGGCCGAGCGTTCGATCCAGATCGGCATGGACGTGGTGCGGGGGCTGTACCCGAGCCTCCAGGACCGCCCGGAGACGCTGCGCGACACGGACGCCTGGCTGGACGGGCACCCGGACGCGCCACCGGCCCTGCGCCGGCTGGTACTTGAGGCGCGGGACGACCTGGCGCGCGGGCTGGCGGCGCAGGCGTGCGACACGGCGGCCGGGGCGGCGTCGGTCTGA